Genomic DNA from Cucurbita pepo subsp. pepo cultivar mu-cu-16 chromosome LG13, ASM280686v2, whole genome shotgun sequence:
ATTCGGGCGACCAGTGACTCCAGCGGCGTTGAAGACATGAGTGGGCTTAACGGCGTCGATGTCGGCCTCAAGGGAGACACGGTTCTCGAGGCGGCCAGAGCCATAAGCGAAATGAATTCCCTGTTGTTCACAGATCTTCCCAAGCAAACCGCCAATCCAGCCGGTACGGCCGTAAATCAAGAACTTGAGCGACGGAGCTGAGCCACTGTCAGCAAGAACACCCATGGCTGATAGAAGAAGGAACTGGATTGATTaaggattgaagaagaagaagaagaagaagaagaagaggctCAGTTCTTGTCTTCCATCTGAATCCGGAGGatttatatatacacacaaaaataatttatttgcgaattaaataataataataataatatttcgcTTTGATTAATGTGGTGTATGAATTTAAggaattattcattaatttaatagtAATTAAATCGTTAATGTAAAAACTATTGATCataaatgttttcaaaattcaataatatttttaaaaattaaaaaaatgtataacttattgatttaaatttaatattttattattattttgttgtggtTCTTGTGGCAATGTTGACTCCAGCCTgttccaacttttttttaattgtattttattaaataagtttattttaatgCACCATGCGTTTTGCAATTTCAGATATAATTAAAGTCGAATcgaattttattattaaaataaatgtataaaaatatatattaaaaagaaacgTGGCAAGTTAGTGGATTGGGTCCCGTTTCAGAGTTGTCTGGATTGGTGACATAGATCCACGATCCACAACGTGGCACTGATGACGTTTCACTTTGTATGACCTGTTCACCCATGATTGCTTATATTCTCATCTCTCGTCCAAGACCAAGAAAAATcgaaattttgtttaatcatATCGCTGctggttcggttcggttcggtttgatgggtttggttggttttgggtttccaaaaaaataaactgaATTTAGTCAAGTTGATGTAAACTTGACGGCACAACTTCTGTGGCGTCCCACATTCGTTGGAGATGagatttataagagtgtggaatcCTTCGTCTAGCAGAttcgttttaaagccttgagaggaagcccgaaagggaaagtccaaagaggacaatatctgctagcggtggatctgggtcgttacaatggTATCggagtcagacaccggacgatgtgtcagccttctcgttgttctttgaaggggggtagacacgaggcgatgtgccagtaaagacgctggaccccaaagggaggtggatttaggggcggtcccacatcgatttgaGGAAGGAAATAGTggcagcgagaacgctgggccctgaaggggagtggattgtgatgtctcacattgattggggaggagaacaaatcactatttatatttataagggtgtggaaactttccccgggccccaaagggggggtggattgtgatatcccacattggttggggaggagaacaaaccaacatttataagggtgtggaagcttTCCCCTAGCATACGGGTTTTagagccttgagaggaagccaaagaggataatatataatatctgctagttgtggatctgggccgttacaagtTCGATCTAGAGTGTTGCATCTTTTCGTATATGTCTTCATTAATTTCGTCTAACTCATCCAATGCGAACTTTAGCAGATCTATTTGCAATGCACTATCAAATCAAATCGACCAAACCATTAGTTAATCGATTTAGAACGGTTAGGGTTAGTGTTGTGGATCTCTCACGATTTGATTTTATAactttcttaatatatttgatgGTTTGACTCCAAAACCAAACCTATTTCACTCCGAGACATAAGAAAAATGCATCATTGcactaaatattataaaataataatcttaTAGAAGTATTGATATTTGAATctccaacaaaagaaaaaccgtatatatatcaattttcATGGGTGAGTATACCACCAAAACTGGTCTTATgaaaatactcataaaaataatgtgaCGAGCTTATCTAACTTGTAAACGTTCATTTCTTACTGAAATGCTCATAGAAATAATGTGACGGGCTCATGTATTccataaaaaatcatttatttcgtTATCAAAATTCCTATAATTGAATCATCCCCAAGTTtctaaatcaaagaaaaataacattattattacttttttttttcataatttattttcactccctaaatcaaagaaaattttttggaaaaaaatttaaagatgatTGATATATGTAATGagtattatattttaacccatttttatctaatttaaaagtttttaagtgTTTAGTGGAAATATTTGAGTAAAATGGGCTGGTTTGAGGCCCATGACAACCATGGAAGCCCATTATTGGCCCGCAAAGCCTCTcccaaaatattaatataacttctttttttttttttttttttttttttttNATtagttattataatttattatttttaatcctaaattaattcttaatatattgtAGCTGTAACAATAAGcgacaaaaaaagaaaaaaagaaaaaacttgaaTCATATATACTTATAGTTggttcaaattataaatttaattaatttcattgtaattgaaagaaaatagtaaataaattatattttcaggATAAACCTAATTTCCAaaccattaattaaattatttatctctttaatattcacttatttttccttttgcatTGAATTTGATGTGTTAAAAAGGAACAATTTACAACCTTAAACAAAAGACATGTTAATCCAATCTCTGTCACAATGTTCTTAATCCTATGTTTCTGTCACTCTTTTTGTCGGAACTTTTTCCCAAAgctataaaaatatttcatataatttgatgaaatttgttgtttttattatcTCTTGCGCTTGGACTTCAAGAATGTCACTGACTGAGAGTTGCTGTGCCAGTTTCTCTTCCTTTGGTTGAtgaaccaattgtttatttgtttcagCTGTAAACCCGTCTCCTCCACCAGCTTCGACTTGTCGTCTTCCTGAAAATCGGGAAGACGAGTGACGTTGTAAAGATTCGAACTTAGAATTCATCGTTTCGAAACGAAAAGAGGGTTGTTTTGTTCGTTTGTTCGTTTGTTTGTTTAGTACTTACAGTTGGGTAAGGCCACTTAGAATGTTGCTGCCACCAGTTCTTTAAAACTGTAGTTGTATCCCCAGGTAGCTTCCCTgcccttctttttctcaatATTTCCTCTCTCACATCTTCAATTCTTGACTTGAAACCCTACAAAACATGTTCCTCCAttagttctttgtttttccctCTTAATCTCCAATGTAATGGGAAAAAGAGAACCTGTTTCAGCTCAATCTTTAGTTCTTGTCGAACTCTCTCCATTAATGATCTTTCGGATTCGGTCGGAAGCAGCGGCCCGAACCCCATCATGTCGTGTGCATCAGTGCTAGATTGATCGAGTGCGAAATCCATTGGaacgtcgtcgtcgtcattGTCGGACATTGTTAAACCGGTGCCTTCATCAAGGTTTACTCCTGAAGGAACATGTTAAATAGCATACGAAGTTGGTAAAAGGCACTTCAACCCTTATTATCAATACATGTTTGGTAATGGgaaatacttcaaattttcaagagtCCAAACTTTCATCAAAGCAGCAAcaacccccccccccccccccNtacagaaaaagaaaaacccagcTGAATTTACTTAAGTAGGGTAAGTTTCAGAAATGGTAACCACtaaagtccaccactagccaatattattcgctttggcctcgttacgtatcgcgcttgaagttttaaaacgtgtctactaaagagagatttctacacctttataaatgtttcgttctcctctccaaccgatgtgatatctcacaatccacccccataaaggtcagcgtcctcactagcacacagctcggtgtctggttctgattcTATTTGTAACGtctcaagctcaccgttagtagatattgtccgctttgacccgtaaTTGTAACGTCTCAAGCCCACCAACAGTCTCATGGTTCTAGAACACGTCTATTAGCTAGAGGctcacacacttataaagaatgttttgtttctcttccaATCGAGGTAGAATCttagaggaagagaaaaattgaATCTCCCGCTAAAAAAGGACGACTTAAATGCCTAAACATTTTGAATGATAGTAATAACTTGTTTGACTTGTTTACCAAATGTTGGGCTCTTTTTCTAACCGATCCAAATTTAGCAGACCAAAAAAGCTGCCTAAAGTATAGCCATTTAGTTAAATACTGTCAGGATGAGCCTCCAATGCCCTTTAGGCGGCATAGGGTCCTTTATATAAAAGCTTGTGTAGGCACTTAAACCCTACACCACAGCCCTTAGGTCCTCAGCAGCACCCCATTGGCAGACACAGTAATGAATAGTTTCTATGTGTTCTACAAAGCAAAATAACTGATCATGAGCAACATGGCGGTATATAAATTGAGAACCTAGGGACCATTATAGGTGGACAGGTCTAAAACTGGCAAACCTATCAATAAGCAACAGATTACTTTATGATAACATGTCTACTTCCTTTAATCCTCCCAATCAACTACTTCGATGGCAACACTTTCAGCAAATTGTTTCGTTAATCATGTAACTAAAAAGTTCACTAGGTTGGGTATATCGATATCCTCAAAAATATTAGGCCACTTGAATGATTAAAAAGGACCCATTGGTGATTAAGGTGAATACAGGGTGAGTGTAGCTCTTACCATCTATATATGTTGGGAGACCCACACTGATTGGAgagtgaaacaaaatattatttataagggtacgACAATCTAtcacacgttttaaaaactttgaggggaagcccaaaagggaaagcacaaagagaacaatatcggatagcggtggacttgagctattacaaatagtataaaagctagacatcgggcagtgtgccagcaagtaCGCTGGAGataccacatcggttggagaggggaatgaattattccttataaaagtgtggaaacctctctctagtagacgtattttaaaatcatgaggcagacgacgatatgtaatatggcaaaatggacaatatctgataacATTAagcttgagttattacaaatgatatcagagctagacaacTTAGTGGTGTGGCAACTAGGACTctggcctccaagggggtgggttgagatctcatattggttggagaggggaacgaaacattctttacaaagatgtggaaacttctacctagacgcgttttaaaaaaagtccGAAAgtaaaagcttaaaaaaaacaaaatctgagTAGCGTTGGACGGTTCATATGTACATACACACATAGAAtagagagaggaaaaggagTAGCTAGCTAGGTTCATGCACTATCCTTACAAAGCAAAAAGATGAACAAGTATAATAATaggaagaatattaatattgtatAGAGTGGAACAAATATTGGCAAGGCAAGCAACCTTATCGGTTGGTGTCCTCACCAAACCCAACTACAATCTTGGTATGTCCAAGTAAGAACCCTTCCATGCCTGCTCTCACAGTGTCCTTCATCCTTCAAACCCCAAAACCAACCCCCTATACCCTTCCCTTTCAAATTACTCCTATTTACTTCCTTACCCCATCTCCCCAAATGCTTCCAAATTCAAACGGGTTCTAAGTTATAACTTCAATACTATAACACAAAGAATCCATATCTAAGTTCAAATCATGGGTTTCGCttcgtttttctttattggatTTCAAGTGGGTTTTTAAAAGAACAGACATGAGCTATATACCTGTTAGAGCTTGTAGAGTACTTTCAATTTCACGGCAGGCCATAACAGCCTCCACTGCGTGAAATCTCACATGCTGTTGAAGCTGATCTTTGAAAGAGCACAAAACGATCATATACTGAGCCtgaacaacaaaaaaagaatccaTCATAAAATGAAACCCAATTTCAACCCAGAACACAAAACAAGCAAGACTCTCAaccaaatgaaaaacaaaatcaccaGAAAATTGTCGAGTTCCTGGCGGTCATGAGGCGACAAGGAATGAGCATTTTGATGAGAAGAAGCATAAGAGCGCAAAACATGATGCGATTGAGAAAGCTGAGCATCGATCATCGGAAGCTTATCAATCGGCGTAGCAACACGAAGACAAGCAACATGAGCGGAAAGAAGCTGCTCATAAAGTGGATGAGTAGCAATCTCCGCCTTGAGTTGGGCATTATGAACCCCCTCACCGGAAACCAAAACATCACCGCTAGACACACCAGCATTCATGATTCCCAACCCAGCTTCTTGCATTTCAAACCCCCACAAAACCCGCAGTAGAGtaaaattaacacaaaaaaCAACAGTAATTAGAAAGAACAGAAGCCGCGAGGTGAGATCGATAGTGGAAATTGTTGGGATTCAATTTTGATCGAATTTGATGATGAATAAGAGACAGTTTGTCGTTAATGGAgtgaaatgaagaagaagaagaagagagagagagagaaagagaggagtATATAGGGATCCGAGACAAAACTTTCTGCAACACCTCTGAGAATTTCAGAAAATTGTAcaaacagaggaagaagaagaagaagaagaacaagagagagaaagagaatttGTTTTGTGTTATGGCAAAGGGGTCACTGATAACAGAGGCTACcgaatcattaattttttatttttttaaaaaaataataaaaaaataaataaataaattaattaattaaaggaaGATAAAAGCTGCTCTTCTCTATGCCCGCACCCTGacacattttcctttttcttttttaattttggtatttaattaattaattaattaatttattatgttaggTTTAGCCTTTAGGGAAGATGAGACGTCCAAAAAAGACCTAAAATTGCCAAACCAAttaaatactcaataagtgtttattttggtttttttttaatattattggagagttttatttatttatttatttatttatttaaaatgatatatattttttaaaaataaaataaattattggtcCGATAAAGAAATGATTGGTATCCACATCTTTATTCAACCATCCTCGTTTTTTCATAAAagctattaatatttttactcaAATAAGCTAAAAGGAGGGTTGGTTTATAAatgtatataaaataatatttcgtgAAAAATACACGAAATAAAATAGgattatgttatattaaaGTTATGcctcaattaaaaaatggttgaTTTTCGACgtcattttttgaaattaatagagagaaataaaataacaataataattatatatatatttgtttttcacattttctctctcttccattttttcctCTCGTGTGTATTTTGCACGCTAAAGTATTCATAtgaattgaaaacaaatataattgtattttttgatCGGGTATCgatgaatttttagaaaataaaaaaattaggttatttgtgggttgacatttttttgtcaAGTCAACTCGACTAATCGTAACAATctaattcaacccaattttatttttaaaattaatctaaaaatcaaattaatttttgaataaattaaaaattaagggaAGGGTTGGTTAGACACAAAACGACTACGTAACAAGCGTTTACGCGCGAAGTTGGTAGGGCGGGAGGGCCCCACTTCCATCAACTACCGGATAATCAGGTTTCTTGATTTGATGGGATGATACAAGCCGTTGGATTGTccccttttttgttttctttttttttttttctctcaattttaaaaaattattttcgcGATAGTCTGAATGGAGTATTAATTGGGCAAATCGGATGGGACATGTTAGATGTGATgttttagattaaataataattattattattatattataaatatacaatatattcaaatatatatatatatatatatacatatataaatttttttataattatttattttttaaccacTCTTAAACAATATTCTCCACctccaaaatatatatttaaattgaatttcaaatcttaaatattttataaattaatattttgtttagtaaaaataaaaatttgattaaattactCAAATAAATGTTGTTTGGGTTGAAAAAAAGTGtaaacttgaacaatgggctgagtctaaaaaatgtctcaactcGACCCATCCTAACTCACGAATACCCTAACAAAAAGACTgagaataaaaacaaaagtaaaataaaattttcgtTATTGcctttatttccattttattttaattcatatgcATTTAAGGAGCATTAATAGTccatagatattgtcttattttgACTGTATTGTCGTTAGTCTCATGATTATAAAATACGTCTATTAGTAGAGGTTTCTACGTACTCATCAACTCActtacatttcattttatgtatgttattattattatttgttaacaaaGCAACAAAACTATTAATTATTACTTACTTAAACCTACTTAACCAATCTCAAGAGAAAAATTACTTAGAATATTAGTTTTAGACCACTAAATAATCTATTAATTATCTAGATgctaaaataacataattatcataattaagtaattaacgaattaatgtaattaattttctttgtcCTTTAGCTAGTttgcattaaaatttaatctatatGTAATCACCATTTTGAGCCGTCCGATTTCATCGATTGcgtgaaaaaatatataaaacttttgaaagaaaaaagaaaaaagaaaaaagaaaatggtgggTGGTGGAGATGGCGGCAAGTAGTGGGTGGGGTCCACTTCTCACAGCTTTTGCTCTTTTGTCGCGTACTCGACATCCCCTGACCCCACTAGATAGCGACCGTGTTTCGGTGGTCCccacttttaaaataaataaataaaatggtaaTATTAATTAACAGTAAATAAAGTGGTCAAAATAGGGAGTGGGACCCACACCATGTCTGAgctttcattttatttgtttcatcggcttccaaatatatataatataatactttttttttcttctttttctttaatgaatGTTCCAAAGTCAATTCGTtggttaaattaattgaaaacaataattagCCAATAAAATAGAAGTGGGAGTAAATTATAGAGCTAATTTGGTAGGATAAAGTCAAatcaaacccttttttttttttttttaatttatattattaagcTGAAAAATATGGttgaataattatattttaaaagttatttaaaagcattaaaaccctcttcttccatttattgctattttatttttagtttatatagTAATAGTGTTAAGTGTATGGGATTTTATGGGATAAGGAAAAAGAGGACGGCAACAACATCCATTTGAATGGCGGACCCGGCCTGCGATTACTCTGGGCCTTCTGGCCCAAAGCTCAAAGCTCTTCTGGGCTAGGCTCTGACCCACACAGGGAAAGAAAAGCCCAACATAGAAAATCACCTAAATTTtaagtgtataaaatagtaaaataaaaaaataaaactcttAGTGAGGAATATAGGGTTCACAAGGATCATGAACACATATCGCTTAACTAAGAGAAGCAGGCCTATCTATGCTTAAACAAGTGTTCGACGAATTTGACCAAGAACTCGAACATTTCTTTcagaaagatgaaaataatagAACAAAATCCAAGAAGAAATACACataaatttcagaaaaaaaaaaaaaaactaaaaaacaacGAGCCTTAATATTGCTAGTTTCAGTGCAAATTTGAGGAAGAACCTGATGAGTGGTTCGCCCAGAAAttagtccaaagaggacaattcCTGCCAACGGTGGCCTTGGGTTGAACCCTTAAAAGAGTAAACATTATATTCCCTGTAATATTGGAATGTAGAAGTCTTCATAGGTGcaatgaaagaaacaaataatcaTTTATACCACAAAGAGGGAGAGAGTGCGTACTTGGTTTTCCAATTGATGTTTAAGATACATAGCTCTGCGTTTCTTACATATCCTCTGATGTTAATATCCAGAAGAAAAGATTTTACGAGCCTACAGAAATGGGGGAATGGGATATATACTCCTTTATATACAAAATGGAAAACTGCATCCAAACTGTCGTAAGGAATTAGGTTAGTCAACAGCATGCGGTTCAATTGAGAAGACAACAAACCATTTACagggaacaaaatataaatgatttcCTACGGAATCTGCAAAGCAAAATTCACATCACACTGCACTTCTCCTTCGATTTCGTGTCAGTCCTTGACGAAGAAGATGGCGGGGTTTTGCCAC
This window encodes:
- the LOC111808132 gene encoding homeobox protein knotted-1-like 7, translated to MQEAGLGIMNAGVSSGDVLVSGEGVHNAQLKAEIATHPLYEQLLSAHVACLRVATPIDKLPMIDAQLSQSHHVLRSYASSHQNAHSLSPHDRQELDNFLAQYMIVLCSFKDQLQQHVRFHAVEAVMACREIESTLQALTGVNLDEGTGLTMSDNDDDDVPMDFALDQSSTDAHDMMGFGPLLPTESERSLMERVRQELKIELKQGFKSRIEDVREEILRKRRAGKLPGDTTTVLKNWWQQHSKWPYPTEDDKSKLVEETGLQLKQINNWFINQRKRNWHSNSQSVTFLKSKRKR